Proteins from a genomic interval of Scomber scombrus chromosome 11, fScoSco1.1, whole genome shotgun sequence:
- the kdsr gene encoding 3-ketodihydrosphingosine reductase, whose protein sequence is MSSEEALSSTITDWLFINSWWLLLPFIMLLVVAAFIVAFVLLLYMISPLISPKPLKLNGAHVVVTGGSSGIGKCIAIECYRQGAFITLVARDEAKLLQAKKELEKYAINDKQVVLCISVDVSSDYSQVESVIKQAQEKLGPVDMLVNCAGTSFSGKFEEMEVDRFKRMMEVNYLGSVYPTRAVITTMKERRMGRIMFVSSQAGQIGLFGYTAYSPSKFALRGLAESLQMEMKPYNIYVTVAYPPDTDTPGLAEENKTKPLETKLISETSGVCQPDQVAKIIVRDAVQGNFNSSVGPDGYMLSALTCGMSPVTSITEGLQQIVTMGLFRTIALFYLGSFDSIVRRCMIQREQSKAADKRE, encoded by the exons ATGTCCTCTGAAGAAGCGCTGAGCTCAACGATCACGGATTGGCTTTTCATCAATTCCTGGTGGCTTCTCCTGCCATTCATCATGCTTCTTGTAGTTGCTGCCTTCATTGTTGCCTTCGTGTTGTTGTTATACATGATATCGCCTCTTATTAGTCCCAAACCTCTTAAATTGAACGGGGCCCACGTCGTG GTGACAGGAGGATCAAGTGGGATTGGGAAATGCATCGCAATTGAGTGCTACAGACAAGGAGCTTTCATTACTTTGGTGGCTCGAGATGAG GCTAAATTGCTTCAAGCAAAGAAAGAGCTGGAGAAATACGCCATCAATGACAAGCAG GTGGTGCTCTGCATATCAGTGGATGTTTCCAGTGATTATAGCCAGGTGGAAAGTGTAATAAAACAG GCTCAAGAGAAGTTGGGTCCTGTTGATATGCTTGTGAACTGCGCTGGCACATCCTTTTCTGGAAAGTTTGAGGAAATGGAGGTAGACCGTTTTAAA CGTATGATGGAAGTGAACTACCTGGGCAGCGTTTACCCGACACGGGCTGTCATAACCACCATGAAGGAGCGAAGAATGGGCCGAATCATGTTCGTTTCCTCCCAAGCAGGCCAGATTGGCCTCTTTGGATACACCGCCTACTCCCCATCCAAGTTTGCTCTGCGTGGCTTAGCAGAGTCGCTGCAGATGGAG ATGAAGCCATACAATATCTATGTGACTGTGGCCTACCCCCCTGACACAGACACCCCAGGACTGGCTGAGGAGAACAAAACAAAG CCTCTAGAAACCAAATTAATCTCTGAAACCTCTGGAGTTTGTCAACCAGACCAAGTGGCCAAAATCATAGTTCGGGATGCAGTG CAAGGGAACTTTAACAGCTCTGTGGGTCCTGATGGTTACATGCTGTCAGCCCTCACCTGTGGAATGTCACCTGTCACCTCCATCACAGAAGGTCTTCAGCAG ATTGTTACTATGGGATTATTTCGGACCATTGCCCTATTCTACCTGGGCAGTTTTGACAGCATTGTACGCCGCTGCATGATTCAGAGGGAGCAGTCGAAAGCAGCTGACAAGAGGGAGTAA
- the vps4b gene encoding vacuolar protein sorting-associated protein 4B isoform X1, which translates to MEPTNLQKAIAVAQKASQEDQAGNYEEAIRSYQHAVKYFLHIVKREPQGKDGNQKIRDKCKQYLDRVEELQEYLVNKEKAIDLASKAAQEDKAQNYDEALRLYQAAVQYFLHVVKYEAQGDKAKQSIRAKCAEYLDRAEKLKEYLKKKEKAPPAKPVKESQSDDKGNESDEGDDPEKKKFQNQLSGAIVMEKPNIKWNDVAGLEGAKEALKEAVILPIKFPHLFTGKRTPWRGILLFGPPGTGKSYLAKAVATEANNSTFFSISSSDLVSKWLGESEKLVKNLFSLAREHKPSIIFIDEIDSLCGSRSENESEAARRIKTEFLVQMQGVGNDNEGVLVLGATNIPWTLDSAIRRRFEKRIYIPLPEEHARSFMFKLHLGSTATILAESDFVTLGKKTDGYSGADVSIIVRDALMQPVRKVQSATHFKRVRGPSRSDPNIIVDDLLTPCSPGDPQAIEMTWMEVPGEKLLEPVVCMSDMLRSLSNTKPTVNEQDLDKLKKFTEDFGQEG; encoded by the exons ATGGAGCCCACAAATCTACAG aaAGCTATTGCTGTAGCACAGAAGGCCTCACAGGAGGACCAGGCTGGGAACTATGAAGAGGCCATCCGCTCTTACCAACATGCAGTCAAGTATTTTCTGCACATCGTAAAAC GTGAACCTCAGGGTAAAGATGGCAACCAGAAGATCAGGGATAAATGCAAACAGTATCTGGACAGAGTGGAAGAACTACAGGAGTACCTTGTGAATAAAGAG AAAGCCATTGATCTTGCCAGCAAGGCAGCTCAAGAGGATAAAGCTCAGAACTACGACGAGGCTCTGCGTCTGTACCAAGCTGCTGTCCAGTACTTTCTTCATGTAGTGAAAT ATGAAGCCCAGGGTGACAAAGCAAAACAGAGTATCCGGGCAAAATGTGCTGAGTACTTGGACAGAGCAGAAAAATTGAAAGAGTATctaaagaagaaagagaaagctcCTCCCGCTAAGCCTGTCAAAGAGTCACAGTCTGATGACAAAGG GAATGAaagtgatgaaggtgatgatccAGAGAAAAAGAAGTTCCAAAATCAGCTTTCGG GTGCGATTGTTATGGAGAAGCCAAACATCAAGTGGAATGATGTTGCTGGTTTAGAAGGAGCCAAAGAGGCACTGAAAGAAGCTGTCATTCTTCCAATCAAATTCCCCCACCTTTTCACAG GAAAGAGAACTCCATGGAGGGGGATCTTGCTATTTGGACCTCCAGGAACAGGAAAGTCATATCTGGCCAAAGCTGTTGCCACAGAGGCAAACAACTCAACcttcttctccatctcctcATCTGACCTTGTCTCCAAATGGCTGGGAGAGAGTGAAAA ACTGGTGAAGAACCTTTTTAGCCTTGCAAGAGAGCACAAGCCTTCCATCATCTTCATTGATGAGATCGACTCCCTGTGCGGCTCAAGAAGTGAGAACGAGAGTGAGGCTGCTCGCCGTATTAAAACAGAGTTCCTGGTTCAGATGCAGG gTGTGGGGAATGACAATGAAGGAGTGCTGGTACTCGGGGCAACAAACATCCCATGGACCCTAGACTCTGCCATCAGGAGAAG ATTTGAAAAGAGGATCTACATCCCGCTGCCCGAAGAGCATGCCCGCTCCTTCATGTTCAAGCTCCATCTGGGCTCCACCGCCACCATTCTCGCTGAGTCTGACTTTGTCACACTGGGCAAGAAAACAGATGGATACTCGGGTGCGGATGTCAGTATCATTGTCAGAGACGCTCTAATGCAGCCGGTCAGAAAGGTCCAGTCAGCAACACACTTCAAACGG GTACGAGGGCCATCGAGATCTGACCCCAACATTATTGTAGATGACCTCTTGACTCCTTGCTCACCTGGGGATCCCCAGGCAATTGAAATGACATGGATGGAGGTCCCCGGGGAAAAGCTCTTGGAACCTGTAGTTTGCATG tcTGACATGCTGAGGTCTCTGTCCAACACCAAGCCAACAGTTAATGAACAAGATCtggacaaactgaaaaaatTCACAGAGGACTTTGGACAAGAAGGCTAG
- the vps4b gene encoding vacuolar protein sorting-associated protein 4B isoform X2, whose product MATNNNLQKAIDLASKAAQEDKAQNYDEALRLYQAAVQYFLHVVKYEAQGDKAKQSIRAKCAEYLDRAEKLKEYLKKKEKAPPAKPVKESQSDDKGNESDEGDDPEKKKFQNQLSGAIVMEKPNIKWNDVAGLEGAKEALKEAVILPIKFPHLFTGKRTPWRGILLFGPPGTGKSYLAKAVATEANNSTFFSISSSDLVSKWLGESEKLVKNLFSLAREHKPSIIFIDEIDSLCGSRSENESEAARRIKTEFLVQMQGVGNDNEGVLVLGATNIPWTLDSAIRRRFEKRIYIPLPEEHARSFMFKLHLGSTATILAESDFVTLGKKTDGYSGADVSIIVRDALMQPVRKVQSATHFKRVRGPSRSDPNIIVDDLLTPCSPGDPQAIEMTWMEVPGEKLLEPVVCMSDMLRSLSNTKPTVNEQDLDKLKKFTEDFGQEG is encoded by the exons ATGGCTACCAACAATAATTTACAG AAAGCCATTGATCTTGCCAGCAAGGCAGCTCAAGAGGATAAAGCTCAGAACTACGACGAGGCTCTGCGTCTGTACCAAGCTGCTGTCCAGTACTTTCTTCATGTAGTGAAAT ATGAAGCCCAGGGTGACAAAGCAAAACAGAGTATCCGGGCAAAATGTGCTGAGTACTTGGACAGAGCAGAAAAATTGAAAGAGTATctaaagaagaaagagaaagctcCTCCCGCTAAGCCTGTCAAAGAGTCACAGTCTGATGACAAAGG GAATGAaagtgatgaaggtgatgatccAGAGAAAAAGAAGTTCCAAAATCAGCTTTCGG GTGCGATTGTTATGGAGAAGCCAAACATCAAGTGGAATGATGTTGCTGGTTTAGAAGGAGCCAAAGAGGCACTGAAAGAAGCTGTCATTCTTCCAATCAAATTCCCCCACCTTTTCACAG GAAAGAGAACTCCATGGAGGGGGATCTTGCTATTTGGACCTCCAGGAACAGGAAAGTCATATCTGGCCAAAGCTGTTGCCACAGAGGCAAACAACTCAACcttcttctccatctcctcATCTGACCTTGTCTCCAAATGGCTGGGAGAGAGTGAAAA ACTGGTGAAGAACCTTTTTAGCCTTGCAAGAGAGCACAAGCCTTCCATCATCTTCATTGATGAGATCGACTCCCTGTGCGGCTCAAGAAGTGAGAACGAGAGTGAGGCTGCTCGCCGTATTAAAACAGAGTTCCTGGTTCAGATGCAGG gTGTGGGGAATGACAATGAAGGAGTGCTGGTACTCGGGGCAACAAACATCCCATGGACCCTAGACTCTGCCATCAGGAGAAG ATTTGAAAAGAGGATCTACATCCCGCTGCCCGAAGAGCATGCCCGCTCCTTCATGTTCAAGCTCCATCTGGGCTCCACCGCCACCATTCTCGCTGAGTCTGACTTTGTCACACTGGGCAAGAAAACAGATGGATACTCGGGTGCGGATGTCAGTATCATTGTCAGAGACGCTCTAATGCAGCCGGTCAGAAAGGTCCAGTCAGCAACACACTTCAAACGG GTACGAGGGCCATCGAGATCTGACCCCAACATTATTGTAGATGACCTCTTGACTCCTTGCTCACCTGGGGATCCCCAGGCAATTGAAATGACATGGATGGAGGTCCCCGGGGAAAAGCTCTTGGAACCTGTAGTTTGCATG tcTGACATGCTGAGGTCTCTGTCCAACACCAAGCCAACAGTTAATGAACAAGATCtggacaaactgaaaaaatTCACAGAGGACTTTGGACAAGAAGGCTAG